A single window of Gossypium arboreum isolate Shixiya-1 chromosome 13, ASM2569848v2, whole genome shotgun sequence DNA harbors:
- the LOC108462461 gene encoding uncharacterized protein LOC108462461 — protein sequence MPIYTPNHFLHCFTCLNLISKTNLLSVISVFFFFFFVNSMDGGSAKCNVVVSGNNDISVPFDHHFDLDDAMTMPENLLTRHQTVVGLVSDMPTVKQATGSCSICMESLSEFEGDGSRQVLCGHVYHHDCITDWLLNGNSNSCPICRHEICG from the coding sequence ATGCCTATATATACTCCAAACCATTTTCTTCATTGTTTTACTTGTCTTAATCTCATCTCTAAAACCAATCTTCTATCAGTAATCTctgtcttcttcttcttcttttttgtcaATTCCATGGACGGCGGATCAGCTAAATGCAACGTTGTCGTTTCAGGTAATAACGATATTTCTGTTCCTTTCGATCACCATTTCGACCTCGACGACGCTATGACAATGCCGGAAAACCTTCTGACCAGGCATCAAACGGTCGTCGGTTTGGTCTCCGACATGCCGACGGTTAAACAAGCGACCGGAAGTTGCTCGATTTGTATGGAGAGTTTGTCGGAATTCGAGGGAGATGGTTCGAGGCAAGTACTGTGCGGCCATGTGTATCACCATGATTGTATTACTGATTGGCTTTTGAACGGCAACAGCAATTCTTGCCCAATTTGCCGACATGAAATCTGTGGCTAA
- the LOC108462459 gene encoding uncharacterized protein LOC108462459 yields the protein MDGGSAKYNVVVSGNNDIAVPFDHQFDLDDAVTMPENLLSRHQAVVRLVSDMPAVNHATGSCSICMESLSESEGGGSRQVSCGHVYHHDCITDWLLNGNSCPLCRHEISG from the coding sequence ATGGACGGTGGATCGGCAAAGTACAACGTTGTCGTTTCAGGCAATAACGATATTGCTGTTCCTTTCGATCATCAATTCGACCTCGACGACGCTGTGACAATGCCGGAAAACCTTCTGTCTAGGCATCAAGCGGTGGTCCGTTTGGTCTCGGATATGCCGGCGGTTAATCATGCGACCGGAAGTTGCTCGATCTGCATGGAGAGTTTGTCGGAATCCGAGGGTGGTGGTTCGAGGCAAGTATCGTGTGGCCATGTCTATCACCATGATTGTATTACCGATTGGCTTTTGAATGGCAATTCTTGCCCTCTTTGCCGTCATGAAATCTCTGGTTAA